One genomic window of [Clostridium] scindens ATCC 35704 includes the following:
- a CDS encoding DNA topoisomerase: MGKSLYIAEKPSVAQEFAKALKIKTRRADGYLESEEAIITWCVGHLVTMSYPEEYDANLKRWSLETLPFIPEEFKYEVIPAVSKQFRIVAGLLNREDVDTIYVCTDSGREGEYIYRLVEQQAGVHGKERRRVWIDSQTEEEILRGIREAKNLDEYDNLSASAYLRAKEDYLMGINFSRLLTLKYGNSISNYLHTNYSVVSVGRVMTCVLGMVVRREREIREFVETPFYRVISTIGETGQSFEGEWRAVKGSKWFESFDLYKENGFKEREKAEQLITYLSDPKPIQCQIVSIEKKKEKKNPPLLFNLAELQNECSKRFKISPDETLRIVQELYEKKLVTYPRTDARVLSTAVAKEIHKNLNGLMKYGPAVPFLQDIVALGSHKGLEKTRYVNDKQITDHYAIIPTGQGINALGSLNHLASQVYDVVVKRFLCIFYPPAVYQKVAIVTGIKEESFFSNFKVLAEEGYLKVAGLPQAKKSEAEAEEENGEKDTDTAFFEKIQALKKGMILQVQSLDIKEGKTSPPKRYNSGSLILAMENAGQLIEDEELRAQIKGSGIGTSATRGEILKKLFHNKYLALNKKTQIVTPTMLGEMIFDVVENSIRSLLNPELTASWEKGLTYVAEGEITPDEYMEKLRHFIVSRTQGVKGLYNQSQLRSCYDRTAQFYKKPAQAKKAAKKESK, from the coding sequence ATGGGGAAATCACTTTATATTGCTGAGAAACCCAGTGTGGCACAGGAATTTGCCAAGGCACTGAAGATAAAGACAAGAAGAGCAGACGGATACCTGGAGTCAGAGGAAGCCATCATTACCTGGTGCGTAGGGCATCTGGTAACGATGAGCTATCCGGAAGAATATGATGCAAATCTGAAAAGGTGGAGTTTGGAGACTCTGCCTTTTATACCGGAGGAATTCAAATATGAAGTGATTCCGGCAGTGTCCAAGCAGTTTCGGATCGTTGCCGGACTTTTAAACAGGGAAGACGTGGACACCATCTACGTGTGCACCGACTCGGGACGAGAGGGAGAGTATATCTACCGTCTGGTGGAGCAGCAGGCAGGAGTCCATGGTAAAGAGCGAAGGAGAGTCTGGATCGACTCTCAGACCGAGGAGGAGATATTAAGGGGAATCCGGGAGGCAAAAAACCTGGATGAATATGATAATCTTTCAGCTTCCGCATATCTGAGGGCAAAGGAAGATTACCTGATGGGAATTAATTTTTCAAGGCTCCTTACCTTGAAGTATGGGAACAGCATTTCCAATTATCTTCATACCAATTATTCCGTCGTCTCTGTGGGCCGGGTCATGACCTGCGTCCTTGGCATGGTGGTCAGAAGAGAGCGGGAGATCAGAGAATTCGTGGAGACGCCATTCTACCGGGTGATCAGCACGATTGGCGAGACGGGGCAGAGTTTTGAGGGAGAATGGAGGGCCGTAAAGGGATCAAAATGGTTTGAATCGTTTGACCTCTACAAAGAAAACGGCTTTAAAGAACGGGAGAAAGCAGAACAGCTGATCACGTATCTGAGTGATCCGAAGCCCATCCAGTGCCAGATCGTATCCATTGAGAAGAAGAAGGAAAAGAAGAACCCGCCGCTTTTATTTAACCTGGCGGAACTTCAGAATGAATGTTCCAAGCGTTTTAAGATCAGTCCGGACGAGACGCTTCGCATCGTACAGGAATTGTACGAGAAGAAACTGGTCACCTATCCCAGGACGGATGCCAGAGTCTTGTCAACGGCAGTGGCAAAAGAGATCCATAAGAATCTGAATGGGCTTATGAAGTATGGGCCGGCCGTACCGTTCCTTCAGGATATTGTGGCCCTGGGAAGCCACAAGGGCCTTGAAAAGACCAGATATGTCAATGATAAGCAGATTACCGACCATTACGCGATCATTCCTACGGGCCAGGGCATTAATGCCCTGGGCTCTCTGAACCATCTGGCCAGCCAGGTCTATGACGTAGTCGTGAAGCGTTTCCTTTGCATCTTCTATCCTCCGGCCGTCTATCAGAAGGTGGCCATTGTGACCGGGATCAAGGAAGAATCCTTTTTCTCCAATTTTAAGGTGCTGGCAGAAGAAGGATACCTGAAAGTGGCAGGACTTCCCCAGGCAAAGAAAAGCGAAGCGGAGGCAGAAGAGGAAAACGGAGAAAAGGATACGGACACGGCATTTTTTGAGAAAATACAGGCCCTAAAAAAGGGCATGATTCTCCAGGTCCAGTCATTAGATATTAAAGAAGGGAAGACGTCGCCGCCGAAGCGTTACAATTCAGGATCGCTGATTCTGGCAATGGAGAATGCGGGGCAGCTGATCGAGGATGAGGAACTGCGCGCCCAGATCAAAGGAAGCGGCATCGGAACCAGCGCCACCAGAGGCGAGATCTTAAAGAAACTCTTCCATAACAAATATCTTGCCTTGAATAAGAAGACGCAGATTGTGACGCCTACCATGCTGGGAGAGATGATCTTTGACGTGGTGGAGAACTCCATTCGGTCGCTTCTGAACCCGGAACTGACAGCCAGTTGGGAGAAAGGGCTTACATACGTTGCAGAAGGAGAGATCACGCCGGATGAATATATGGAAAAACTCAGGCATTTTATCGTAAGCAGGACCCAGGGGGTCAAGGGCCTGTATAACCAGAGCCAGCTGCGCTCCTGCTACGACAGGACCGCGCAGTTTTACAAGAAGCCGGCGCAGGCAAAGAAGGCAGCAAAGAAAGAATCTAAATAG
- the ppk1 gene encoding polyphosphate kinase 1, which translates to MKEDILNYTQNRELSWLKFNQRVLEEAQDPTVPLLERMKFVAIFTSNLDEFFMIRVGSLFDMAQTDANTVDSRSGMTPREQLDKIFEAVAPLYKERDKTYADIKKQLHPYGVCGLDFKELEQSEKKYVKKYFKEQILPILSPQIVDANHPFPHLLNKALYVTASLRYKDKIKEKTMLGIVPVPEFVSDILYLPGHDIRYIRMEKVLMEYVDIVFGQYEVSDVNYICVTRNADIAPDDEALEVSDDFRYLMKETLHKRRRMAVVRLEVAEKFSPDMEKYFCDKFNIKPNQVFRTKMPMKLDYVFAISGNLPDSMKRSLIYSPFSPQNSAHVQEGSVMKQVKKNDILLFYPYESMNPFLRLIKEASTDPNVLTIKITIYRLAKKARLVEYLCAAAENGKEVTVLIELRARFDEQNNIDWSERMEEAGCRVIYGFEGYKVHSKICLITYRNRNEIQYITQIGTGNYNEKTAALYTDLCLMTGSKTIGKDAAEFFKNMSIGNLNGIYDHLIVSPTSLKQKVLYLMDEEIRKGTSGRIVMKMNSLTDVDFIEKLARASQAGVKVDLIVRGICCILPGVPGYTDNLRVMSVVGRFLEHPRIFSFGTGVEQKIYIGSADMMTRNTEKRVEVACPVLDEIIRRQINHYMRVMLSDNVKARVLQSDGTFCKKDEEKPPIDSQAVFMEEAIHAKRSAPVKEKSIGAWLRAFFKR; encoded by the coding sequence ATGAAGGAAGATATCTTAAACTATACGCAGAACAGGGAACTGTCATGGCTTAAGTTCAACCAGAGGGTTCTGGAGGAGGCGCAGGATCCGACAGTTCCGCTTCTGGAGCGGATGAAATTTGTCGCGATATTCACCAGTAATCTGGATGAATTCTTTATGATCCGCGTCGGAAGCCTATTCGACATGGCGCAGACGGATGCGAACACAGTGGACAGCCGTTCCGGCATGACTCCAAGGGAGCAGCTGGATAAGATATTCGAAGCAGTAGCCCCTCTCTACAAAGAGCGGGACAAGACTTATGCAGACATTAAGAAGCAGCTGCATCCATATGGCGTATGCGGACTGGATTTTAAAGAACTGGAGCAGTCCGAGAAGAAATACGTGAAAAAATACTTTAAGGAGCAGATTCTTCCCATTCTATCTCCGCAGATCGTGGATGCGAACCATCCGTTTCCCCACCTGCTTAATAAGGCGCTGTATGTGACCGCCAGCCTCAGATATAAGGACAAGATCAAGGAAAAGACGATGCTTGGCATTGTCCCGGTACCCGAATTTGTCTCCGATATCCTCTATCTTCCGGGCCATGATATCCGTTATATCCGTATGGAAAAAGTACTGATGGAATACGTAGATATCGTGTTCGGACAGTATGAAGTGTCGGATGTCAATTACATCTGCGTAACCAGGAATGCGGATATCGCGCCGGACGATGAAGCGCTGGAAGTCAGCGACGACTTCCGCTATCTTATGAAGGAGACGCTGCATAAGCGCCGCAGGATGGCGGTGGTGCGTCTGGAGGTGGCAGAAAAGTTCAGCCCGGATATGGAAAAGTATTTCTGCGACAAGTTCAACATCAAGCCGAACCAGGTGTTCAGGACCAAGATGCCGATGAAGCTGGATTATGTGTTTGCGATCAGCGGGAATCTGCCGGATTCCATGAAGCGCTCCCTGATCTATTCCCCATTTTCACCACAGAATTCCGCCCATGTGCAGGAAGGCAGCGTCATGAAGCAGGTGAAAAAGAACGATATCCTGCTGTTCTATCCGTATGAGAGCATGAATCCCTTCCTGCGCCTGATCAAGGAGGCGTCCACAGATCCGAATGTGCTGACCATCAAGATTACCATATACCGGCTGGCTAAGAAGGCCAGGCTGGTAGAATATCTATGTGCCGCGGCAGAGAATGGAAAAGAGGTGACGGTGCTGATCGAGCTTCGGGCAAGATTCGACGAGCAGAATAACATCGACTGGTCTGAGCGGATGGAGGAGGCAGGATGCAGGGTCATCTATGGATTTGAGGGATATAAGGTGCATTCAAAGATCTGTCTGATCACATACCGCAACCGGAATGAGATCCAGTATATCACCCAAATAGGTACCGGCAATTATAATGAGAAGACGGCGGCTCTTTATACGGACCTGTGCCTGATGACGGGCAGCAAGACGATCGGAAAGGATGCGGCGGAATTCTTCAAGAATATGTCCATAGGCAACCTGAATGGAATCTATGATCACCTGATCGTGTCGCCCACAAGCCTGAAGCAGAAGGTGCTCTATCTTATGGACGAGGAGATCCGCAAGGGAACGTCCGGCCGTATCGTGATGAAGATGAATTCGCTGACGGATGTGGATTTTATTGAGAAATTGGCAAGGGCATCCCAGGCGGGAGTAAAAGTAGACTTGATTGTAAGGGGAATCTGCTGTATACTTCCAGGAGTACCGGGATACACGGACAACTTAAGAGTCATGAGCGTGGTAGGACGCTTTCTGGAACATCCGCGTATCTTCAGTTTCGGTACTGGCGTAGAGCAGAAGATCTATATCGGTTCTGCGGACATGATGACGAGAAATACGGAGAAACGCGTCGAAGTGGCATGCCCGGTGCTTGATGAGATTATCAGGCGCCAGATCAACCACTATATGAGGGTCATGCTTAGTGACAATGTGAAGGCAAGAGTGCTTCAAAGCGACGGCACGTTTTGCAAGAAAGACGAGGAAAAGCCGCCAATCGATTCGCAGGCAGTGTTCATGGAAGAAGCAATCCACGCAAAGCGAAGCGCGCCTGTAAAGGAAAAGTCGATTGGAGCGTGGCTCAGAGCGTTCTTTAAGAGATAA
- the asd gene encoding aspartate-semialdehyde dehydrogenase — translation MEKKLKVGILGATGMVGQRFISLLENHPWFEVVTVAASPRSAGKTYEEAVGGRWKMDTPMPEGVKSLIVLNVNEVEKVAETVDFVFSAVDMTKEEIKAIEEAYARTETPVVSNNSAHRWTPDVPMVVPEINVEHFDVIESQKKRLGTERGFIAVKPNCSIQSYTPCLAAWKEFGPKEVVATTYQAISGAGKTFKDWPEMVENIIPFIGGEEEKSEQEPLRVLGKVEDGQIVKAQLPKITCQCIRVPVLNGHTAAVFINFEKKPTKEQLIEKLTSYKGFPQEADLPSAPKQFVRYMEEDNRPQVTLDVDYENGMGVSIGRLREDTIYDYKFIGLSHNTVRGAAGGAVLCAEALTAKGYIKSK, via the coding sequence ATGGAAAAGAAATTAAAAGTAGGTATCTTAGGAGCAACAGGTATGGTTGGACAGCGTTTTATCTCATTGCTAGAAAACCATCCATGGTTTGAAGTCGTTACGGTGGCTGCAAGCCCGAGATCAGCAGGAAAGACTTATGAAGAGGCCGTAGGCGGACGCTGGAAGATGGATACTCCGATGCCGGAAGGCGTTAAAAGCCTGATTGTCCTGAATGTAAATGAAGTGGAAAAGGTGGCGGAAACGGTTGACTTTGTATTTAGCGCCGTTGACATGACCAAGGAAGAGATCAAGGCAATTGAGGAAGCCTATGCCAGGACAGAGACCCCTGTCGTATCTAACAACAGTGCTCACCGCTGGACGCCAGACGTTCCGATGGTAGTGCCGGAGATTAACGTGGAGCATTTTGATGTGATCGAGTCTCAGAAGAAGCGTCTGGGAACAGAGCGCGGCTTCATCGCAGTCAAGCCAAACTGCTCCATCCAGAGTTATACCCCATGTCTTGCTGCATGGAAGGAATTTGGCCCCAAGGAGGTGGTTGCCACTACCTATCAAGCAATCTCGGGAGCCGGAAAGACATTTAAGGACTGGCCGGAGATGGTAGAGAATATCATCCCATTTATTGGCGGAGAAGAAGAAAAAAGCGAGCAGGAGCCGCTTCGCGTACTTGGCAAAGTAGAGGATGGCCAGATCGTAAAAGCACAGCTTCCAAAGATTACCTGCCAGTGTATCCGGGTTCCTGTATTGAACGGACATACGGCTGCCGTGTTCATTAACTTCGAGAAGAAGCCGACCAAAGAGCAGCTGATTGAGAAATTGACGAGTTATAAGGGATTTCCGCAAGAGGCCGATCTTCCAAGCGCACCCAAGCAGTTCGTGCGCTATATGGAGGAAGATAACCGTCCGCAGGTTACGCTGGATGTAGACTATGAGAACGGCATGGGAGTGTCTATCGGACGTCTCAGGGAAGACACGATCTATGACTACAAGTTTATCGGCCTTTCCCATAATACAGTCCGCGGCGCGGCAGGCGGCGCAGTGCTCTGCGCAGAGGCTTTGACGGCAAAGGGATATATCAAGAGCAAATAA
- the argH gene encoding argininosuccinate lyase yields the protein MAQLWGGRFTKETDQLVYNFNASISFDKRFYAQDIRGSIAHVMMLARQGILTDIEKEKIIEGLEGILDDVEQGKLVISDKYEDIHSFVEATLIDRIGEPGKKLHTGRSRNDQVALDMKLYIRDEVHMLDNLVEEILLAILTIMEENVDTYMPGFTHLQKAQPITLAHHMGAYFEMFKRDHERLTDLYRRMNTCPLGSGALAGTTYPLDREYTARLLGFEGPTLNSMDGVSDRDYLLELLSSLSIIMMHLSRFSEEVIIWNSNEYQFVEIDDAYSTGSSIMPQKKNPDIAELVRGKTGRVYGALNALLTTMKGIPLAYNKDMQEDKEWAFDAIDTAKGCLTLFAGMLRSMQFNKARMKDSARHGFTNATDAADYLVNHGMPFRDAHGIVGQLVLTCIDKKIALDELPLEEYQKICPAFEKDIYDAISLETCVNKRITTGAPGRMAMEETLAMYKKYMEEY from the coding sequence ATGGCACAGTTGTGGGGAGGTCGTTTCACAAAAGAAACAGACCAGTTAGTATACAATTTTAATGCATCAATATCATTTGACAAGAGATTTTATGCACAGGATATCCGGGGCAGCATCGCGCATGTGATGATGCTTGCGAGACAAGGGATCCTTACGGATATCGAGAAGGAAAAGATCATCGAGGGACTGGAAGGCATCCTGGATGACGTGGAGCAGGGCAAACTCGTCATATCAGACAAATATGAGGACATCCACAGTTTTGTGGAGGCTACCTTGATCGACCGGATTGGCGAGCCTGGCAAGAAGCTGCATACCGGAAGGAGCAGGAACGACCAGGTGGCTCTTGATATGAAGCTTTATATAAGAGATGAAGTACATATGCTGGATAATCTGGTGGAAGAGATACTGCTCGCAATCCTGACCATTATGGAAGAGAATGTTGATACCTACATGCCGGGATTTACCCATCTGCAGAAGGCTCAGCCGATTACGCTGGCCCATCATATGGGGGCATACTTCGAGATGTTCAAAAGAGACCATGAAAGGCTGACAGACCTGTACCGGAGGATGAATACGTGTCCGCTGGGCTCAGGCGCGCTGGCAGGGACTACATATCCGCTGGACCGGGAATATACGGCAAGGCTTCTGGGATTTGAAGGCCCTACGCTAAACAGCATGGACGGAGTGTCCGACAGGGACTATCTTCTGGAACTGCTGTCGTCCCTTTCCATCATTATGATGCACTTAAGCAGATTCTCGGAGGAAGTGATCATCTGGAATTCCAATGAATACCAGTTTGTAGAGATTGATGATGCTTACAGCACGGGAAGCAGCATCATGCCCCAGAAGAAGAACCCGGATATCGCGGAACTGGTCCGCGGCAAGACCGGCCGGGTATACGGGGCCTTGAATGCGCTTCTTACGACTATGAAAGGAATTCCGCTGGCATATAATAAGGATATGCAGGAAGATAAGGAATGGGCGTTCGACGCAATAGACACTGCGAAGGGGTGCCTGACATTATTTGCGGGGATGCTAAGGAGCATGCAGTTTAATAAAGCGCGCATGAAGGACAGTGCAAGACATGGGTTCACCAATGCGACGGATGCCGCTGATTACCTGGTGAATCACGGGATGCCTTTCAGGGATGCCCACGGCATTGTAGGACAGTTGGTACTGACATGCATTGACAAAAAGATCGCGCTGGATGAACTCCCTCTGGAAGAGTACCAGAAGATCTGTCCGGCCTTTGAAAAAGATATATACGATGCGATCAGCCTGGAGACCTGCGTGAACAAGAGAATCACGACCGGGGCGCCGGGAAGGATGGCAATGGAAGAGACACTGGCCATGTATAAAAAGTACATGGAGGAATATTAA
- a CDS encoding epoxyqueuosine reductase QueH produces MNYQKELDRLIERLKKEEKVPSLLLHSCCAPCSSYVLEYLSDYFNITVFYYNPNIFPESEYTKRILEQQMLIGEMKVKRPVLFIAGHYDKERFYEMARGMEHLKEGGERCLKCYELRLREAAKIAKEGGFEYYTTTLSISPLKNADRLNEIGTRLANEYGVKYLQSDFKKRNGYKRSIELSKEFGLYRQDYCGCEFSIRNVK; encoded by the coding sequence ATGAATTATCAGAAGGAACTGGACAGGCTGATCGAACGCCTGAAAAAGGAAGAGAAAGTGCCAAGCCTATTGCTGCACAGCTGCTGCGCGCCTTGCAGCAGTTATGTGCTGGAATATCTGAGCGACTATTTTAATATCACGGTTTTCTATTATAATCCCAATATATTTCCAGAGAGCGAATATACCAAGAGGATACTGGAGCAGCAGATGCTGATCGGCGAGATGAAGGTGAAGCGTCCGGTATTATTTATTGCCGGGCACTATGATAAGGAACGGTTTTATGAGATGGCAAGGGGAATGGAACATCTGAAAGAAGGCGGCGAGCGCTGTCTGAAGTGCTACGAGCTAAGACTTCGGGAAGCGGCAAAGATTGCAAAAGAAGGCGGATTTGAATATTATACGACTACGCTGAGCATCAGCCCGCTTAAGAATGCAGACCGTTTAAACGAGATCGGAACCAGGCTTGCGAATGAATACGGTGTGAAATACCTGCAGTCAGACTTCAAAAAAAGGAACGGATATAAGCGTTCCATCGAGTTGTCGAAGGAATTCGGACTCTACAGGCAGGACTACTGCGGATGCGAGTTTTCCATAAGAAATGTAAAATAA
- a CDS encoding ABC transporter ATP-binding protein yields the protein MEQVLELKHIHYAYHNLEGETPALIDISFALNKGEFVSIVGPSGCGKSTLLSLIAGLITPEKGLIKINGKYLRESTTNVGYMLQHDELFEWRTIYNNVVLGLEVQHMLTARTRQRAHELLNVYGLSQFENARPSELSGGMRQRAALIRTLVLEPDLLLLDEPFSALDYQTRLNVGDDIGQILRQEKKSALLVTHDLSEAISLADRVIVLSGRPATIRQTIPLIFDLDSDTPLNRRNAPEFKTYFNLIWKELNTNE from the coding sequence ATGGAACAAGTATTAGAATTAAAACATATCCATTACGCCTACCATAACCTGGAAGGAGAAACGCCTGCTCTTATCGACATCTCCTTTGCATTGAACAAAGGGGAGTTTGTATCCATAGTAGGACCTTCCGGCTGTGGCAAATCTACACTTCTTTCTCTGATCGCAGGGTTGATCACTCCGGAAAAAGGCCTGATAAAAATTAATGGCAAGTACTTAAGAGAGAGTACCACGAATGTAGGATATATGCTTCAGCATGACGAACTCTTTGAATGGCGCACGATCTACAACAACGTAGTACTGGGGCTTGAAGTACAACACATGCTCACGGCCAGAACCCGGCAGCGTGCCCATGAACTTCTGAATGTCTATGGCTTGAGCCAGTTCGAGAATGCCCGCCCGTCCGAACTGTCCGGCGGCATGCGCCAAAGGGCCGCTCTCATCCGGACGCTGGTTCTGGAGCCTGACCTTCTGCTTCTGGATGAGCCTTTCTCTGCCCTGGATTATCAAACCCGGCTGAATGTAGGCGATGACATCGGACAGATCCTCCGCCAGGAGAAGAAGTCTGCCTTGCTGGTGACTCATGACTTGTCGGAGGCAATCTCTCTGGCTGACAGAGTCATCGTCTTATCGGGCCGGCCGGCTACCATCAGGCAGACGATCCCGCTCATATTCGATCTGGATTCCGATACGCCCCTGAACCGCAGGAACGCTCCGGAATTCAAGACCTATTTCAATCTCATCTGGAAGGAGCTGAACACCAATGAGTGA
- a CDS encoding ABC transporter permease: MSDLSAGQKKYLLQHKKHKRIVCVSRILILLSFLFIWEFTANVGIIDSFIFSSPSKIALCFWGMVLDKSIFLHIGVTLYETIVSFLLVIAISILVAVTLWFSSKLSEILDPYLVVLNSLPKSALAPLLIVWLGATKTTIIVAGMSVAIFGSILSLYTSFTIVDPGKIKLIYTLGGSRFHALTKVVLPSTIPTIISNMKVNIGLCLVGVIIGEFLAARDGLGYLIIYSSQVFKMDWLLMSIVLLCIMAMGLYSLINLLERIYHKRV, translated from the coding sequence ATGAGTGACCTATCTGCAGGACAGAAAAAATACCTTCTCCAGCATAAGAAGCATAAAAGAATTGTCTGTGTTTCCAGGATACTGATTCTTTTAAGTTTCCTTTTTATCTGGGAATTCACTGCTAATGTGGGGATCATAGATTCTTTTATCTTCAGCAGCCCTTCTAAGATTGCGCTGTGCTTCTGGGGCATGGTGCTGGATAAAAGCATCTTCCTCCATATTGGAGTCACATTGTATGAGACCATCGTCAGCTTCCTGCTCGTAATTGCCATCAGCATTCTGGTGGCAGTTACGCTCTGGTTCAGCAGCAAGCTCTCCGAGATCCTAGATCCCTATCTGGTAGTCCTGAACAGCCTGCCCAAATCGGCGCTGGCGCCACTCTTAATCGTCTGGCTGGGGGCTACCAAGACTACCATTATCGTGGCCGGAATGTCTGTGGCGATCTTCGGCAGCATCCTAAGCCTTTATACCAGTTTTACCATCGTAGACCCAGGAAAGATAAAGTTAATCTATACCTTAGGAGGAAGCAGGTTCCATGCCCTGACCAAGGTCGTTCTCCCCAGCACGATTCCTACCATTATCAGTAATATGAAAGTCAACATCGGTCTATGCCTGGTAGGCGTGATCATCGGAGAATTCCTGGCGGCAAGAGATGGGCTTGGTTATCTGATCATTTACTCAAGCCAGGTCTTTAAAATGGATTGGCTGCTGATGTCCATCGTTCTGCTCTGCATTATGGCAATGGGGTTGTATTCGCTGATAAACCTTCTGGAAAGAATCTATCACAAGCGGGTATGA